In Eremothecium gossypii ATCC 10895 chromosome IV, complete sequence, the genomic stretch CAGCAATGGCGTAAAACATCATTACAAAGACTACATAAAAGTGCAAGGGAATGGGTGAGGATCATTTTGAAAAAGGCTAACCAGGACGTTAAAATATTATTACAGTCATACCTTTCCGACCTAGGCGGCTTTCATAGACTCAGCAGCGTTGAGTTTGGGGTTTCTTTTGCCTTTGAGATGGCAGGCTCTGTCTTATCGATTGATAGGGAACTTTCAAAGCTAAACAACTGTGGTATGGAAAAGCCTGACACTATTTCCGGCTTCTTGGCGCAGCACTCTTGGAGATCGAAGTTCTTGGTTGAGAAGGCAGCTCTGTCTTCTTGCGAAGCTTTAGAATTAGAACGTGTTTCATCTAAAACGGAGATCGAAAAGATGCTAGACGCGTCACAGCGAATTCCTGAGCAACTGATGGCTGATTATTTGGATTTGTGTTCAACCTTGTTACTTTTGCATTCAGGTGACGCATCTAAACTCGTTTACGATATGGTTTCGATTCCATTTAGAGACTTTTCGTCATATTCCATGAAGATCGCGACCAACGTTTGGCTTTCGGTGATCAAGGGCAGGAAGGACTTGTCGCATTTCTTAGTGGCAGAGATCGCATCCGCGTTCATTCGTTCCGTTGATGAAAAACGTGGGCTATATTCCCACGAACACGACTTAGTCCCAGAATCTTACCAACACATGGAGTACAGTCCATATGATAAGCATCACATAGAGCTTATGGCCAACAAAGCTGCAAATTCTATTCAGCCCCACGTCCATGTTGTGCGACTTTTCGCATCTCATTTTGAAGGAACCTTGTTCGAAAGTACGCATTTGCTGAAGATCTTCATGCGGATGGCGTACCATGGTGTTACCAACCTCAAATACGCAAGTTTCCATCCATATGCTAGAACGGCACGTAATGAGTTGTTGAACTTTGCGTTGATGATATTGTCATTCATTATAAATCAGCATACGTGGGACGCTAAAATACTATCTCAAGCGATTATTAATGGAGCGTTGATGTGGTTCAAAAAGCCACGGTCTTGGCCATTCGGATCTAACGAGTTAAAAATACGGGCTGATCTTTCACTTTTGATGGAACTACAGAATCATATTAAAGTTCTTGATTCGGTTCTACACGGTTACATGGGCGACAAAGTCACTCTTCTTGAGTGCTTTTTGATCAGTGAGATCCATATACTAGAGACTTGGTTAAATCCGCTTCATGAAGGGACCGAGCTACCGCATCTTCCACAAGGTTTGATCCAGGTTGCCTTTGACATTGATCCGGCAATGGCGGTCTCTTTAGTAGGTCGGTATCCGTACAAGAAACACAAGGAGACGTTGTCCAATTTGGTTCACAAGAATCCGCTTTCTTGTATCCATATTCCCGATGCCTTATACAATTTCCTCCAGAAAGGAGGTGCAAATTCTCCTTACGTCCTATATTGGGCTCCTCTCGGCCCAATACAAGTGATCAATCTCTTCCTGCCCGAATGGAGCAATTACAAGCTTTTGCTGCAGTACAATGTTCGCGCACTAGAGTCGCACGACGTCAATCTAACCTTTTTCTACGTGCCGCAGCTTGTGCAGTGCCTAAGATATGACAAACTTGGTTACGTACAGCGCTTCATCCTTGACACGGCTAAACAGAGTGTATTGTTCTCCCACCAGATCATCTGGAATATGTTAGCCAATAGCTACAAGGACGATGAAGCCACCATCGAGGATGATCTAAAGCCCACCCTGGACTTTATACGCGAAAAAATGATCGCCGACTTCAGCGCAGCCCATCGCGACTATTACCAGCGGGAGTTCGGCTTCTTCAACGAGGTAACGAGCATCTCAGGAAAGCTCAAGCCCTTCATCAAGAAGACAAAGGCAGAAAAGAAGAACAAGATCGACGAGGAAATGGCAAAAATCGCCATTCAGCCGGACGTGTATCTCCCCAGCAACCCCGACGGGGTGGTCATCGACATCGACCGTAAGAGCGGCAAGCCTTTGCAGTCTCATGCCAAGGCGCCGTTCATGGCAACGTTCAAGATCCGCAAGACGGTCAGCGACGAGGAAACTGGCGCCGTCAGCTACATCGAGAAGTGGCAGGGTGCCATCTTTAAGGTCGGCGACGACTGTCGCCAGGACGTCTTGGCCCTACAGTTGATCTCCGTGTTCCGCACCATCTGGGCCTCCATCGGCATGGACGTCTATGTCTTTCCCTACCGCGTCACTGCGACCGCCCCCGGCTGCGGTGTCATCGACGTCTTGCCCAACTCCATTTCCCGCGACATGCTCGGCCGTGAGGCCGTCAACGGTCTCTACGAGTACTTCACCACCAAGTTTGGCCCCGAGAACTCCATCGAGTTCGAACACGCCCGCAACAACTTCGTCAAGTCTCTCGCCGCCTACTCCGTCATCTCCTACTTGCTCCAGTTCAAGGACCGCCACAACGGCAACATCATGTACGACGAGCACGGCCACTGTCTCCACATCGACTTCGGCTTCATCTTCGACATCGTGCCCGGCGGCGTCAAGTTCGAGGCCGTGCCCTTCAAGTTGACCAAGGAGATGGTCCGTGTCATGGGCGGCAGCCCGGACACCCAGGCCTACCAGCGCTTTCAGGAGCTCTGCACCAAGGCCTACCTTGCGGCCCGCCCCCACATGGACACCATCGTGCAGTGCGTTCTCCCCATGCTTGGCAGCGGCCTCCCCTGTTTCAAAGCTGACAAGACCATCCGCCACTTGGAAGCCCGCTTCCAGCCCGCGAAGTCCGACCACGATGCAGCCCATTTCATGCGTGGCTTGATCCGCCGTTCGTACGAAAGTGTCTTCACGAAGGGCTACGATGAGTTCCAACGACTCACCAACGGCATCCCCTATTAGTCGCGGTAGCCGCCGAGGCTGCCGCCATTTACACGTGACAATCACATGATCCCGACTCGGCGCCGCCGGACCCGAGTCGGCCGCCGGGCCGGCGCCTAAAGGCCTGACGCACTCGGCTCCGATCCCTCGCGGGTTGCGCAACAACGAATGACATGAGCAGCTCAGCGTGGCCTCCGGTAGCTGTACGGGCGGTCTGCCCTGATCGCGTGCGCGCCCAGCACATCAGTCCCCGCATATATATATTCTGCAACAAAACATATTTCCTGAGCTTGTATATGTAAGGTATACTATCTAGAGGCCATCAGTGCGTTGGGCAGCAAGATATCGTTGCAGAGCACGGACTAGGTAGGATACATTAGAGGAGCACGATGTTGTCAGCACGTGCACTAGGACGGACGCCAGTGGCGCGCGGGATGGCCACGGTGGCGAAGTTGACGCGGGACTCGCAGGTGAAGCAGAACTTGCTGGAGGACAAGTCGTTCATCAACTACAAGCAGAACCTGGAATACGTGGATATCGTTCGCCAGCGGCTGGGGCGCCCACTGACGTATGCGGAGAAGATCCTGTACGGGCACTTGGAGGATCCCCACGGGCAGGAGATCGAGCGCGGTGTGTCGTACCTGAAGCTGAACCCTGACCGGGTGGCGTGCCAGGACGCGACGGCGCAGATGGCGATCCTGCAGTTCATGAGCGCGGGGCTGCCGGAGGTGGCCAAGCCGGTAACTGTGCACTGTGACCACTTGATTCAGGCCCAGGTTGGCGGCGAGAAGGACTTGGCGCGCGCGTGCGATCTGAACAAGGAGGTGTACGATTTCCTTGCGACTGCCACGGCCAAGTACAACATGGGGTTCTGGAAGCCAGGCTCCGGTATCATCCACCAGATCGTCCTTGAGAACTACGCGTTCCCAGGTGCGCTTTTGATTGGTACCGACTCGCACACGCCAAACGCCGGTGGTCTTGGCCAGCTGGCTATTGGTGTCGGTGGTGCCGACGCCGTGGACGTCATGTCCAACCTGGCCTGGGAGTTGAAGGCTCCTAAGATTTTGGGTGTCAAGCTGACCGGCCGTATGAGCGGCTGGACTTCGCCAAAGGACATCATCCTAAAGCTTGCCGGTATCACCACTGTCAAGGGTGGTACTGGTAAGATTGTTGAGTACTTCGGCGACGGTGTCGACACTTTCTCTGCCACCGGTATGGGTACCATCTGTAACATGGGTGCCGAGATCGGTGCCACCACCTCGGTCTTCCCATTCAACAAGTCTATGGTTGAGTACTTGAACGCTACCAACAGACACCAGGTCGCCGAGTTCGCTCAGTTGTACAAGAAGGACTTGCTATCTGCAGACGAAGGTGCTGAGTACGACGAAGTCATCGAGATCGACTTGAACAAGTTGGAGCCTTACGTCAACGGTCCATTCACCCCAGACTTGGCCACTCCAATTTCCAAGCTAAAGGAGGTTGCTGTTGAGAAGAACTGGCCATTGGAGGTTAAGGTTGGTTTGATCGGTTCTTGCACCAACTCCTCTTATGAGGACATGTCGCGTTCTGCCTCCATCATCAAGGACGCTGCGGCTCACGGCTTGAAGGCGAAGTCGCTATTCACTGTGACTCCAGGTTCCGAGCAGATCAGAGCCACCATCGCACGCGACGGTCAGCTAGACACTTTCACCGAGTTCGGTGGTATCGTCTTGGCTAACGCATGTGGTCCATGTATTGGTCAGTGGGACAGAAGAGACATCAAGAAGGGTGAGAAGAACACCATCGTCTCTTCTTATAACAGAAACTTCACCTCCAGAAACGATGGTAACCCAGAGACTCACTCTTTCGTTGCCTCTCCTGAACTTGTTACTGCTTTCGCTATTGCTGGTGACCTACGTTTCAACCCAATGACTGACAAGCTAAAGGGTAAGGACGGAAAGGAATTCCTATTGCAGCCACCTACCGGGGAGGGTTTGCCATCTGGTGGCTACGATCCAGGTGAGAACACTTACCAGGCTCCACCAAAGGACCGTAACCAAGTCGAGGTCAAGGTTTCGCCAACCTCCGACCGTCTACAATTGCTAAGCGCTTTCAAGCCATGGGATGGCAAGGACCCACAGAACATGCCTATTTTGATCAAGTCGTTGGGTAAGACCACCACCGACCACATCTCTATGGCTGGTCCATGGTTGAAGTACAGAGGTCACTTGGAGAACATCTCGAACAACTACATGATCGGCGCTATCAACGCTGAGAACAAGAAGGCTAACTGCGTCAAGAACCACTACACTGGCGAGTATTCCGGTGTTCCAGAAACTGCCAGAGCTTACAGAGACCAGGGTATCAAGTGGGTTGTCATCGGTGGTGAGAACTTCGGTGAGGGTTCTTCCCGTGAACACGCTGCATTGGAGCCAAGATACCTAGGAGGTTTCGCTATTATCACCAGGTCCTTTGCCCGTATCCACGAGACGAACTTAAAGAAGCAGGGTTTGCTGCCATTGACTTTCCATGAGCCAGCGGCCTACGACAAGATCAACCCTGAGGACACGGTTGACATTATTGGTTTGAGCGAGTTTGCTCCAGGCAAGCCATTGACTTTGAGAATCCACTCTAGCTCTGGGACTTGGGAAACTCCTTTGGACCACACCTTTAACAAGGAACAGATTGAGTGGTTCAAGGCTGGTTCTGCATTGAACAAGTTGGCTGCGGCTAAGAAATAAATCGCTTAACAGCCTTCTTGTCTTTTAGCAAAGGGATTTCGCGAAACAACTTCATGTATTTGTATTTATTATTTGCCTATCATTATGGAGCGCATAATTACTGTGCGACGTATTTATTTATTGCGACAACTCTAAGTATTTATTGTTTGACTATCGAGCGACTAGATTAGTTGAAGGGCATGCAAAATTGACTATTAGATTGCCGCATAAGTGGAATTTTTTAAAAAATTAAAAATATGGTTCCTAGCGGGATCGAACCGCTGATCCCCGCGTTATTAGCACGGTGCCTTAACCAACTGGGCCAAGGAACCAATTACACTTAAGATGCTATTTGCAGATATTTGTAGTCCACTCAAGTCAACACGGGCATATTTTACTTTCTAATTCTTAAATTCTTAACTCTAAGCCAATCTAAGTAGTTTATCCTATCATCACTTGATCCTTGCGTTTGTTTGGTCTATAACCTTTAATTGGGTAGTGCTTATGGAAATATATATAATGAGATATTACATGGGTCCCATATAACTTCCGTATGAGAGTTTGGCCGAGTGGTTTAAGGCGTCAGATTTAGGTTATTCTCCTAAAATCTCTGATATCTACGGATTCGCGGGTTCGAATCCCGTAGCTCTCATTATTTTTTGTATATTGTCTTTCTCAGGCATGTGACATTTTGCATCATAATCATACCGAAGATATGGCTCCCACCGTGACCTGATACATTCTCGCATCTGAAGGCATGCAATTTAATGCAACTGTGGCTGCAGATGCTCTAGGTAGGAACTAGCACAACATCTAACAACTAGCCTGCCATATACAGCGCAATGACAGCGTCTGAGTCGTTGTGGCACCGATCATAAGCCAATTCTGATTGTCTGAAGACAGGCTATGAGTCTCCCACAGTCCTCCTTGCTGTCCCCATACGCATATAAATACCCTTAAAACTCAATTAGCCGGTATTTTATTTGAGCTGCAGAAGGTATCTTAACTCAGGTATAATATACTGTAATGGGGTATCACTTTGACACATTGCAGCTCCATGCGGGCCAGGAAGACGCAGCAGAAAACGCTAATAGTCCCAGGGCAGTGCCCATTTATGCTACCACATCATATGTGTTTAACGATTCCAAGCATGGCGCCCAGCTCTTTGGTCTCGAAGCACCGGGTTTCATATACTCCCGTATTATGAACCCCACGAACGATGTTCTGGAGAAAAGGATTGCTGCGTTGGAAGGCGGTGCGGCAGCCCTCGCAGTAGCGTCCGGCCAGGCGGCTCAATTAGTTGCAATTGGCGGCCTGGCCCACGCGGGCGACAACATTGTCTCCACATCCTATTTATATGGAGGATCGTACAATCAATTCAAGGTGGCGTTCAAGCGGCTGGGGATTGAATGTCGTTTTGTGGAAGGGGACAACGCTGAAGATTTTGAGGCGCGGTTTGACTCAAAGACTAAAGCCGTTTTTCTGGAGTCCATTGGCAACCCCAAGTACAACGTTCCTGATTTTGAAAGGATTGTGGCGGTGGCACACAGACACGGGATCCCAGTTGTGGTCGATAATACTTTTGGAGCAGGAGGCTATTTCTGTCAGCCAATAAAGTTCGGCGCTGATATAGTGACACACTCAGCCACGAAGTGGATTGGGGGCCACGGAACTGCGATCGGAGGTCTCGTAGTGGACTCGGGAAAATTCCCCTGGAAGGACTACCCCGCAAAATTTCCACAGTTCTCTGAACCTTCGGAGGGATACCATGGCCTAGTTCTCAACGAAGCTCTTGGCCCTCTGGCATTTGTTGGACATGCCAGAATCGAGCTACTAAGAGATCTCGGCCCTGCGTTAAGCCCATTTGCGGCTTTCCTATTCTTACAGGGGCTTGAAACTCTGTCTTTGAGGGCCGAAAGGCACGGGCAAAACGCACTGGCACTGGCAAAGTACCTCGAGACGTCAGCCTATGTATCTTGGGTGTCCTATCCTGGCCTAGAATCACATGACTACCACAGTAATGCAACCCGTTATTTACAGAATGGCTACGGGGGTGTTCTCTCGTTTGGCGTAAAGCCGTTGCCTGATACGGACGAAGAAGCCGACCCATTCAAGGCAGCAGGTGCACAATTTGTGGATAATCTCAAGTTAGCATCCAATCTCGCCAACGTGGGGGATTCGAAGACCCTAGTGATTGCGCCTTACTTCACGACGCACCAACAGCTGTCAGAGTCCGAAAAGCTCGCATCTGGGGTGACCAGGGACCTCATACGGGTATCTGTAGGCACCGAATACTTGCAGGATATCATAGCAGACTTTGAACAAGCGTTTTCTACCGTTTATGGTACCCCCAAGGGCATCGCACCCGTAGACGTCTCGGCGGACAACTCGCGTCTAGTAGAGGGCGTCCCCGACAAGATA encodes the following:
- the MET17 gene encoding bifunctional cysteine synthase/O-acetylhomoserine aminocarboxypropyltransferase MET17 (Syntenic homolog of Saccharomyces cerevisiae YLR303W (MET17)), giving the protein MGYHFDTLQLHAGQEDAAENANSPRAVPIYATTSYVFNDSKHGAQLFGLEAPGFIYSRIMNPTNDVLEKRIAALEGGAAALAVASGQAAQLVAIGGLAHAGDNIVSTSYLYGGSYNQFKVAFKRLGIECRFVEGDNAEDFEARFDSKTKAVFLESIGNPKYNVPDFERIVAVAHRHGIPVVVDNTFGAGGYFCQPIKFGADIVTHSATKWIGGHGTAIGGLVVDSGKFPWKDYPAKFPQFSEPSEGYHGLVLNEALGPLAFVGHARIELLRDLGPALSPFAAFLFLQGLETLSLRAERHGQNALALAKYLETSAYVSWVSYPGLESHDYHSNATRYLQNGYGGVLSFGVKPLPDTDEEADPFKAAGAQFVDNLKLASNLANVGDSKTLVIAPYFTTHQQLSESEKLASGVTRDLIRVSVGTEYLQDIIADFEQAFSTVYGTPKGIAPVDVSADNSRLVEGVPDKIQV
- the ACO1 gene encoding aconitate hydratase ACO1 (Syntenic homolog of Saccharomyces cerevisiae YLR304C (ACO1)), which produces MLSARALGRTPVARGMATVAKLTRDSQVKQNLLEDKSFINYKQNLEYVDIVRQRLGRPLTYAEKILYGHLEDPHGQEIERGVSYLKLNPDRVACQDATAQMAILQFMSAGLPEVAKPVTVHCDHLIQAQVGGEKDLARACDLNKEVYDFLATATAKYNMGFWKPGSGIIHQIVLENYAFPGALLIGTDSHTPNAGGLGQLAIGVGGADAVDVMSNLAWELKAPKILGVKLTGRMSGWTSPKDIILKLAGITTVKGGTGKIVEYFGDGVDTFSATGMGTICNMGAEIGATTSVFPFNKSMVEYLNATNRHQVAEFAQLYKKDLLSADEGAEYDEVIEIDLNKLEPYVNGPFTPDLATPISKLKEVAVEKNWPLEVKVGLIGSCTNSSYEDMSRSASIIKDAAAHGLKAKSLFTVTPGSEQIRATIARDGQLDTFTEFGGIVLANACGPCIGQWDRRDIKKGEKNTIVSSYNRNFTSRNDGNPETHSFVASPELVTAFAIAGDLRFNPMTDKLKGKDGKEFLLQPPTGEGLPSGGYDPGENTYQAPPKDRNQVEVKVSPTSDRLQLLSAFKPWDGKDPQNMPILIKSLGKTTTDHISMAGPWLKYRGHLENISNNYMIGAINAENKKANCVKNHYTGEYSGVPETARAYRDQGIKWVVIGGENFGEGSSREHAALEPRYLGGFAIITRSFARIHETNLKKQGLLPLTFHEPAAYDKINPEDTVDIIGLSEFAPGKPLTLRIHSSSGTWETPLDHTFNKEQIEWFKAGSALNKLAAAKK